Within the Agromyces atrinae genome, the region CCGCATCCGCCGAGAAAAGTTTCGGACTAGCCGCCGAGCGCGAAACGCAGGCAGAGCAGGCGGTCGACGGACGCATCGATCGCGTCCTCGGAGATCCGGCCCGAGTCGATCGCGGCGGCGACGGATGACACGAGCGCATCGAGATCGATGTCGACGTCTCCGGGGTCGGCGGGGAGGACGTAGACGAGCATGTCGTTGCCCGCGGCGATGGCACGGATGGCGTTCTCGACGGGATCGGCGAACTCGGCGAGGCCGTTGCGCTGAAGCATGAGCATGTCGTCGGTGATCGTGACGCCCGTGAACTCGAGTTCGTCGCGCAGGATGTTGTGCCAGGCCGCCGAGAGCGATGCCGGCGCGGAGTCGACCGCGGGATAGGCGACGTGAGCGGTCATGACGAGAGGCGCGCCCGCCGCGATGCCCGCAGCGAACGGCACGGCGTCGGTCGCACGCCACTCGTCGAGTGACGCGCCGGCCACCGGGATCGACGAGTGCGAGTCGCCCGGTGCCCCGCCGTGGCCGGGGAAGTGCTTGAGGGTGCTGTACACATGGCCCGACTCGGCCTGCACCGCGCGCGTGACGCGATCGGCGGCGGAGGCGGGGTCGTGACCGAGCACGCGGTAGTAGATGAAGGAAGAGGGGTCGGCCGTGACGTCGGCGACGATGCCGAAGTTGACGGAGAGCCCCGCGCTCTCGAGGAGCTCCGAGCGTGCGGTGAACGCCTCCGTCGTCAGCTCGGGCGCCGAGTCGGCGAGTGTGCTGCCGGCCGGGAGCTCGTCCCACGGGAGTCGCGTGACGTCGCCGCCCTCCTCGTCGATGCCGAGGAGCAGCGGGAAGATCTCGTCGGAACTGAGCGCCGAGGTGAACGCGCGCACCTCCTCCTCGGAGGATCCGATGTTGTCGCCCATGAGGATGAGACCGCCCGGCTGCACGTGATCGGCGAACTCGCGGACGGGCGCCGGGTCGGTTCCGGGGTAGTGCAGCATGAGCATCGAGCGGATCTTCTGCTCGAGCGTCATCGCTTCGAGTCGCTCATCGACGGCGAGGCGCACGGGGTCGATCGCGGTCGCCGTCGGCACCGCATCGGGGGTGGCTTCGGAGGTCGGTGTCGGCCGCGTCGACGACGGCGAGCAGCCGCACAGCACGACGAGAGAGGCCGCGAGCACGGCCATCGCACCCGCTCGGCGAACCATGGGTCGGAGTCTACCGAGTGAACCTGAGGCGGGCGCGCCCTCCCCACGGCACCGGGCGCGCGGGTTAAGCTCGCTGTTCGGGATGACGGAGGAGATCGTGCGCTCGATATCGACAGCTCGTGCTGCGGCGTTCACTGCCGCCGCCGCACTCGCGATGACGGTGCTCCTCGCGCCCCCTGCCGCCGCGGCCGACTACCCCTCGTGGGACGAGGTCGAAGCCGCTCGTGCCGACGTCGGCGCTCGCGAGACGGAGGCGACGCGCATCGAAGCGAGCCTGGCAGGTCTCGAAACCGAGTCGGGACGACTCGGAAACGAGGCGGTCGCCGCAAGCGCCGCGGCCGAGAGCGCTCGCGTGCTCGCCGCCAACGCCCGCGACCGTGCCGACCGGCTGGCGACCTCCGTCCGTGAGGCGGAGGCGACGGCCGCCACCGCGGGCGAACAGCTCGGCCGCCTGGGCGCACAGCTCTACCGGTCGACGGGCCGCTCGCTGACCGCTCAGGTGATGTTCTCCTCGGGCGACTCGAGCACTCTCCTGCGGCGGCTCGAGTTCTCCTCGCGCGTCGGTGAGACCCTCTCCGTCATCGAGGCCCGCGCGACGGCCGAACGCGAGAGCGCACGATTGCTCGCCGCTCAGGCCGATGTCGCCGAGACCGAACGCGACCGGCTCGCCACCGAGGCCGAGGCCGCCCGTGATGCCGCCGTCGCGGCCGAGGCGGCGGCTGAGGATCGCCTCGAGGCAGAGCGCGCGGCCGCCGACGTGCTCTACGCGCAGCTCGCGTACCTCAGGGACACGTCGGCCGCGCTCGAACGCGAGTACCGCGAGGGAGAAGCGGCGCGCGCGGCCTACGAGGACCAGGAGGACAACTCCGAGGGCTCCGGAGGCGGCGGCAACGGCGGCATCACCGCTCCCCCGCCGTCGGGCGTCGTCTCGGATCCCGACGGTGCGCGCGCGTACGCCGCCGGCGCCGTGGCCGCTCGAGGCTGGGGCGGCGACCAGTACGACTGCCTCGTGTGGCTCTGGAACCGCGAGTCGGGATGGCGCGCGGACGCGTACAACCCCTCGAGCGGAGCGTACGGGATCCCCCAGTCGCTGCCCGGTGACAAGATGGCATCGGCCGGAGCCGACTGGCGTACCAACGCGGCGACGCAGATCGAGTGGGGACTCGGCTACATCGCGAACCGCTACGGATCGCCGTGCGGCGCCTGGGACCACTCCGAACGTTTCAACTGGTACTGATGCCGCGCTCCGACGTCGGCGCTCGCGCCGAAGCCTCTCCCCTCGGCCGTGAAGTACTGCTCCTCCTCGGAGGCGCCCGAGCCATCCTGCTCCAGATCGCCGACCCCGCGATCGGTCACGGTGTCGCAGCGCACAGCGACTTCGTGGGTCGGCCGATGGATCGTCTGCGCGCCACACTCGAGTTCGTCTACGTCGTGATCAACGGCACGCCCGAGCAAGCCGCCCGCGTCGCCCGTCGGGTGAATCGAGCGCACGGGCCCGTGCGTCGCACCGAGGGCGAGCCGACCTACTCGGCCTTCGATCCCGCACTCCAGCTGTGGGTCGCCGCGACGATCTACGACACGGCGGTCACGGTCACCGAGACCGTGTTCGGTCGGCTCGCCGACAGCGACGCCGACGCCCTCTACCGGGACTACGCCCTGCTCGGCAGTGCGCTGCAGATGCCCGACGACCTGTGGCCCGCCGATCGCGCCGCCTTCGCCGAGTACTGGCACGAGCGTCTCGCCGAGCTCCGGGTGGACGACACCGTGCGGGGTGTCGCCCGCAGCCTCCTCGTCGAGGCGCGACTGCCGCTCGCCCTGCGTCCGCTGCGCCCTCTCCTCAGAATCATGACGACGGGGCTCCTCCCCCCGAGCGTCCGCCCGCTGTTCGGTCTGCGCTGGACGGCACGCGCCGACGCCGTGTTCACCGCGTGGATCCGCGTCATCCGCTTCGTCTATCCGCTCCTGCCGGCGTTCGTGCGTGAAGCTCCGCTTCGGGCGGCGCTTCGACGAGCGGGTTCGGAGAGTCGCGCTTAGTCTGGAGGCGGCACACCGATGTGCCGCAGGTGATCGGCGAGGACGGCGATGAGAGACAACGGTGAAGCGACGCTCGACGGGATCGATCGGAAGATCGTGGCCGAACTCAGTCGCGACGGACGGCTCTCGGTCCGCGCCATCGCCGAACGGGTCCACGTCTCACGCACGGCCGCCCACAACCGTATGCAGAGCCTCGTCGCGCGCGGCGTCATCACGGGATTCGGGGCCCACGTCGATCGCGCCGCCATCGGCCTCCACGTCACGGCGCTCGTCGTCGTGAGGATCGCCGACGTGTCGTGGGAACGCATCGCGGCCGATCTGGCGAAGCTGCCGTTCGTCGAGAAGGTGCAGGCCGTGAGCGGCGACATCGACATCATCCTGACCGTGTCGGCTCCGGACCACGAGCAACTGAGCCAGGCGATCCTGCGGAACATCCACGACATGCCGGGGGTCGCGTCGACGCGATCGCACCTCGTCCTCGAGGAGATCACGGGGCACGCGCCCGCCCAGACCCTCGACATCTGGAGCTGATCGGCGAGGACGCATGGCACGCACCGGTGGCCTCGCGCCGGACGGATGGTTCGGGCTCGGTGCGATGCGCGCCGAACGTTCCCGATGCCCATCCGCCTCATCGATCAGCGCACTCGGGTGACGCACGATGAGGACATGAGTCTCAACGTCGAGAGCTCCGAGAGCCGCACGCTCCCCACGCTCACCCCCCTCCGCCTGCTCGACAACGCCGGTCACGCGATCCGGAGCGAGGATGCCGGCGGCTTCGCGCTCCCCGAACCGGAGATCCTCCGCGACATCTACCGTCGGATGGTCGTCGCACGCCGGTTCGACGTGCAGGTGACGGCCCTCACTCGGCAGGGGCGACTCGCGACGTACCCGTCCGCGTTCGGCCAGGAGGCCTGCGAGATCGGTGCGGTCGCGGCTCTCGACGCCACCGATTGGCTCTTCCCGACGTATCGCGACTCGATCGCCCTCCTGACGCGCGGAGTCGCTCCGGCTGAGATCCTCTCGCAGTTCCGGGGCGACTGGCACTCGGGCTACGACCCGCGGGCGCACCGCATCGCGCCGCTCGCGACACCGCTCGCCACCCAGGCGCTCCACGCCGTCGGTCTCGGCCACGCCGCGCGCCTCCGCCGTGACCCGATCGTCGCGCTCACCTTCCTCGGAGACGGCGCGACGAGCGAAGGCGACGCGCACGAGGCGTTCAACTTCGCTGCGGTCTGGCAGGCGCCCACGGTTTTCGTCGTACAGAACAACCAGTTCGCGATCAGCGTGCCGCTCGAGCGACAGACGCGCGCCGCGACCCTCGCGGACAAGGCCGTCGGCTATGGGATGCCGGGCTACCACGTCGACGGGAACGACGTCGCCGCGATGTACGCGGTCACCCGCCACGCGGTCGAACGCGCTCGGAACGGCGGCGGCCCGACCCTCGTCGAGGGGCTCACCTACCGCATCGAGGCGCACACGACGACCGACGACCCGACGCGGTACCGGGAGTCGCGCGACGTCGAGCACTGGAAGCGCAGAGACCCCATCGAGCGCCTCGAGAAGTACCTCGTGTCGGACGGGCTCCTGGGCGACGAGGAGCGCTCGAGCATCGCGGACGAAGCCGAGGCGCTCGCGGCCGACACCCGCCGGACGATGAACGTCGAGGCGGACCACGACCCGCTCGAACTCTTCGAGCACGTCTACGCGACGCGTCGTGTCGCACTCGGCGAGCAGCGTGCATTCCTCGCCGACGAGCGGGATCGAGCGGCGCGATGACGACGACCTCGATGGCGGGTGCACTGACGACCGCTCTCCGCGACGCGATGGCAGCCGACGAACGCGTCGTCGTCTACGGCGAGGACGTCGGGCCGCTCGGTGGCGTGTTCCGCGTGACCGATGGACTGCAGGCCGAGTTCGGCTCCGACCGGATCTGGGATTCGCCGCTCGCGGAATCGGGCATCGTCGGCACCGCCGTCGGCATGGCCCTCTACGGTCTGCGCCCCGTCGTCGAGATGCAGTTCGATGCATTCAGCTACCCCGCGTTCGAGCAGATCGTCTCGCACGTCGCCAAGATGCGGAACCGCACCCGCGGCCGGGTCGGCATGCCCCTCGTCATCCGCATCCCGTGCTCGGGAGACATCGGGGGCGTCGAACACCACTCCGACTCCTCCGAGGCGTACTGGACGGCCACGCCCGGGCTGACGGTCGTCACCCCGTCGAACCCCGCCGACGCCTACTCGATGCTGCGCGAAGCGATCGACAGTGACGATCCGATCATCTTCCTCGAGCCGAAGAGCCGCTACTGGATGCGCGCCGACGTCGAGTTCCCCGCACGACAGACCTCCTTCGATCGCGCGCACGTCGTCCGGGAGGGTGACGACGTCACTCTGCTCGCCTACGGCCCGACCGTGGCGACGGCGCTCGCCGCAGCCGACCAGGCCGCGGCCGACGGTCTCTCGATCGAGGTCGTCGACCTCCGCTCGCTCTCGCCCTTCGACGACGAGACGGTCGGCGCCTCCGTGCGGAAGACCTCCCGAGCGGCCGTCATCCACGAGGCGGCGCAGTTCGGCGGCTACGGCGCTGAAGTGGCGGCGCGCGTGACCGAGCGGAACTTCTTCCACCTGTCGGCGCCCGTGCTGCGCATCACGGGATTCGACGTGCCGTATCCGTCGCCGAAGCTCGAGGAGTACTTCCTGCCGACGGCCGAACGCGTGCTCGATGCGATCGAGACGTGGCAGTGGGAGGCGCGATGAGTGAGACGTTCCTGCTCCCCGACCTCGGCGAAGGGCTCACCGAGGCGACCGTCGTGACGTGGCTCGTCGAGGCCGGCGACGTCGTCACGGTCGATCAGCCGATCGTCGAGGTCGAGTCGGCCAAATCCGTCGTGCAGCTCCCGTGCCCGCACGCGGGTCGCGTCGAGCGCCTCGGCGCCGCCATCGGTGACGTCATCCACGAGGGCGATGTGCTCGTCGAGATCGATGCGGCGACCGGAGAGACGGCTGTCGCCGAGTCATCCCCCGCCTCACCGGACGGCGACGCGTCGGGCGCCGTCCTCATCGGCTACGGAACGCGGGCGAAGACGGCATCGGCGCGATCGGGCCGCCGATTCGGACGAACGACGGAGCCCGTCACCGAAGCGGCGCCTCGGTCTACCGGCATGCCGCTCGACCCCGACCGTCGCTCCCCCGTCGTCTCTCCGCTCGTCCGTCGCCTCGCTCGCGAGAACGGCTTCGAGGCGTCGCAGCTCCTCGGTTCCGGCGCCGACAACCTCGTGATGCGTCGCGACGTCGAGGCCGTCGTCTCCGCACGCGAGGCGACCGCGCGCGCCTCGGACACCGCACCGACGGATGACGCCCCGACACGTACTTCTGCGCCCGGTGCCGACCGCCGCGAGGCGCTCGAACCGCTTCGTCGAGCAGCAGCGGACCATTTCGCACGCTCGCGCCGCGAGATACCCGAGGCGACGATCTGGCTCGATGTCGATGCGTCACCGCTCCTCGCCGCACGAGACGAGATCCAGGCGGCGACGGGAGAACGGTTCGGCCTGACGGCGCTGCTCGCCCGTTTCGCGATCGCGGGCCTCGTGAGGCACCCCGTGCTCAACGCGTCGTTCGACAGCGAGAGGTCCGAGATCGTTCACCACGATCACGTGAACCTCGGCATCGCGGCTCAGACGCCCCGGGGGCTCATGGTGCCCGTCGTGCGTGGGGCCGGCGAGCTCTCGCTCCGCGATCTCGCGCACGGCATCGACGGAGCAGTGAGTGCCGCGCGCGCCGCATCGGCGCCGGCGGACGCCTTCCGCGGCGGCACGTTCACGCTCAACAACTTCGGTTCCCTCGGCGTCGACGGTTCGGCGGCGATCATCAATCACCCCGAGGTCGCGATACTCGGTATCGGCCGCTTCGTCGAGAGGCCCTGGGTCGTCGAGGGAGCGATCTGCGTCCGCACGGTCGTCGAGCTGTCGTTCGTCTTCGACCACCGCGTGTGCGATGGTCAGGTCGCCGCCGACTTCCTCACGTTCGTCGGCCGATGCATCGAGCGCCCCGTCGCGCTAATCGCCGAGATCTGATCTCTAGAAGAACTCGTCGGGCGTTCCCGCTGCGCGCTCGACGTCGCGCGTGCTGATACCCGATGTGGTGAGCTTCGAGACGGCCAGACGCAGCCCCGATTCCATCTGGGCGGCCCACGCGTCCGACTCGCGTGCCGAGGCCTCAGCGGCGAGTGCTCGTTCCTCGGCGAGTTCGGCGGCGGAACGCGCCGACCTGACCTGA harbors:
- a CDS encoding glycoside hydrolase family 3 N-terminal domain-containing protein, with the protein product MVRRAGAMAVLAASLVVLCGCSPSSTRPTPTSEATPDAVPTATAIDPVRLAVDERLEAMTLEQKIRSMLMLHYPGTDPAPVREFADHVQPGGLILMGDNIGSSEEEVRAFTSALSSDEIFPLLLGIDEEGGDVTRLPWDELPAGSTLADSAPELTTEAFTARSELLESAGLSVNFGIVADVTADPSSFIYYRVLGHDPASAADRVTRAVQAESGHVYSTLKHFPGHGGAPGDSHSSIPVAGASLDEWRATDAVPFAAGIAAGAPLVMTAHVAYPAVDSAPASLSAAWHNILRDELEFTGVTITDDMLMLQRNGLAEFADPVENAIRAIAAGNDMLVYVLPADPGDVDIDLDALVSSVAAAIDSGRISEDAIDASVDRLLCLRFALGG
- a CDS encoding alpha-ketoacid dehydrogenase subunit beta, with protein sequence MTTTSMAGALTTALRDAMAADERVVVYGEDVGPLGGVFRVTDGLQAEFGSDRIWDSPLAESGIVGTAVGMALYGLRPVVEMQFDAFSYPAFEQIVSHVAKMRNRTRGRVGMPLVIRIPCSGDIGGVEHHSDSSEAYWTATPGLTVVTPSNPADAYSMLREAIDSDDPIIFLEPKSRYWMRADVEFPARQTSFDRAHVVREGDDVTLLAYGPTVATALAAADQAAADGLSIEVVDLRSLSPFDDETVGASVRKTSRAAVIHEAAQFGGYGAEVAARVTERNFFHLSAPVLRITGFDVPYPSPKLEEYFLPTAERVLDAIETWQWEAR
- a CDS encoding dihydrolipoamide acetyltransferase family protein produces the protein MSETFLLPDLGEGLTEATVVTWLVEAGDVVTVDQPIVEVESAKSVVQLPCPHAGRVERLGAAIGDVIHEGDVLVEIDAATGETAVAESSPASPDGDASGAVLIGYGTRAKTASARSGRRFGRTTEPVTEAAPRSTGMPLDPDRRSPVVSPLVRRLARENGFEASQLLGSGADNLVMRRDVEAVVSAREATARASDTAPTDDAPTRTSAPGADRREALEPLRRAAADHFARSRREIPEATIWLDVDASPLLAARDEIQAATGERFGLTALLARFAIAGLVRHPVLNASFDSERSEIVHHDHVNLGIAAQTPRGLMVPVVRGAGELSLRDLAHGIDGAVSAARAASAPADAFRGGTFTLNNFGSLGVDGSAAIINHPEVAILGIGRFVERPWVVEGAICVRTVVELSFVFDHRVCDGQVAADFLTFVGRCIERPVALIAEI
- a CDS encoding Lrp/AsnC family transcriptional regulator, with product MRDNGEATLDGIDRKIVAELSRDGRLSVRAIAERVHVSRTAAHNRMQSLVARGVITGFGAHVDRAAIGLHVTALVVVRIADVSWERIAADLAKLPFVEKVQAVSGDIDIILTVSAPDHEQLSQAILRNIHDMPGVASTRSHLVLEEITGHAPAQTLDIWS
- the pdhA gene encoding pyruvate dehydrogenase (acetyl-transferring) E1 component subunit alpha; protein product: MSLNVESSESRTLPTLTPLRLLDNAGHAIRSEDAGGFALPEPEILRDIYRRMVVARRFDVQVTALTRQGRLATYPSAFGQEACEIGAVAALDATDWLFPTYRDSIALLTRGVAPAEILSQFRGDWHSGYDPRAHRIAPLATPLATQALHAVGLGHAARLRRDPIVALTFLGDGATSEGDAHEAFNFAAVWQAPTVFVVQNNQFAISVPLERQTRAATLADKAVGYGMPGYHVDGNDVAAMYAVTRHAVERARNGGGPTLVEGLTYRIEAHTTTDDPTRYRESRDVEHWKRRDPIERLEKYLVSDGLLGDEERSSIADEAEALAADTRRTMNVEADHDPLELFEHVYATRRVALGEQRAFLADERDRAAR
- a CDS encoding oxygenase MpaB family protein, producing the protein MPRSDVGARAEASPLGREVLLLLGGARAILLQIADPAIGHGVAAHSDFVGRPMDRLRATLEFVYVVINGTPEQAARVARRVNRAHGPVRRTEGEPTYSAFDPALQLWVAATIYDTAVTVTETVFGRLADSDADALYRDYALLGSALQMPDDLWPADRAAFAEYWHERLAELRVDDTVRGVARSLLVEARLPLALRPLRPLLRIMTTGLLPPSVRPLFGLRWTARADAVFTAWIRVIRFVYPLLPAFVREAPLRAALRRAGSESRA